CGTTGTGGCGTTGATTGTCGGCATGCTGGCATTTAGGCTACTTCGTTACCCCTACCAAGCGATTCGCAAGTTGGGCATGGTTGTCGCGGTCATTCTTGGTATTCAATTAGCGCTTGGTATCAGTAATGTGGTGTTCCACTTACCACTTCCGGTCGCTGTGCTGCATAACCTAGGTGCAGCGCTATTGCTGCTCAGTCTTATTCATACTAATTATGCACTGCGCAGTGCGCGTTATATTCGAGCTGAAAAACCTAATCTAACCATTGTCGAAGCGACGACATCGATAAAAACGCTTAAGGCATCTGGAGACAAGGAGAGTTCTCTATGAGTAAAACCAATATCTTGGCATCGACGGCTAATACCACTGTTGTTAAGTCCTCCGTAAACTGGCGCGTTTATCTTACCTTGACCAAGCCAAAAGTAGTTGCGCTGATGATATTAACAGCACTGGTTGGGATGTGTCTGGCGGTACCGGGAGCTCTGCCCGTTCAAGCCAGTGTACTTGGACTATCTGGTATTGCATTGATGGCGGGTTCGGCTGCTGCATTCAATCACCTTATTGACAGACGCATTGACGCCATAATGGCTCGAACGCATAAACGACCGCTGCCTTCTGGCGATCTCAGCGCCGGGAAAGTCTTTGCTTTTGCGACGTCTATCGGTGTGCTTGGGTTTGTGGTGTTAGCGCTAGGGGTAAATTGGCTGACAGCTTGGCTCACATTCGCGAGCTTGCTGGGTTATGCCGTTGTATACACGCTTTATTTAAAGCGCGCGACGCCACAGAACATTGTGATCGCTGGCATAGCAGGGGCAATGCCACCGCTCTTAGGTTGGACCGCAGTCACGGGTGAGCTGCATGCGAATGCGTGGCTATTGGTGATGATCATCTTCATTTGGACCCCGCCACACTTTTGGGCACTGGCCATCCACCGTAAAGATGACTACGCCAAAGCGGATATTCCAATGCTGCCAGTCACACACGGTGTTGAATACACCAAAACCTCAATCTTGCTTTATACCATATTGTTGGCACTTGTGTGCTTGATGCCGGCACTTGTTGGCATGACTGGGCTTGTCTATCTGGCGGGATCTACCTTCTTAAGCGCTGGCTTTATTTATTACGCTTGGAAGTTAAAAGTGGCTGCGACAGAGAAAACGGCAATGGAGACGTTTAAGTTCTCTATCATTCATTTGATGGTGCTGTTTGTTCTCTTGCTTGTTGATCACTACGTGGCGATCTAGTTATGTAAAGAGCAGTTCCAACGTATTGTTTTACCTTATCTTTGCTGAGTCTCAAACCTTCTAAAAAGCAAAGATAGGGTAAGGCACAATAGGAAGTAACACGCGCCAACGATAAGCCAGATTTCAAAAATAAGTCCTGAAGAGTTGGCCATTTCAGTACCGACAAACGTCACTTCTTGAATCGATATCAGCGAAACGATAGAGGTATCTTTTACTAAAGAAATAGCTTGTCCCGCGAGCGCCGGTGCCACGGCTGTTAGGACCTGTGGAGCGACGACATCTTTATACTGGTACCAAGTCGATAACCCTAATGATTTTCCTGCCTCCCATTGCCCCTTAGGAATGGCGGATAGCCCCGCTCTTACAATTTCTGCAACGTAAGCAGATGAAAGCAGACCGATACAGATAACGCCAGAAAGAAGGTTTTCCCACAATGAGCTTGGTCCAAACAGAAAGGCTTGCCACGCAGAAATCTCACCCGTATACCCTCTCAAGATATCACTCAGTCCTAGTAATGGAATTAACTGATTCGAGATAAAGAAATAGAAAATGAAGATAAATACCAGTGGCGGGATATTTCTGACCAATTGAATAAATATATTGGCAGGTACACTGAAAACAGAGATAGCTGAGTGTTTTGCTAAACCCAACGCGGTCCCGAGAGTCACCGCGAGCACCATTCCCCATGCGCTTAGGCGTATCGTGGCGATGATGCCCTGAACAAAATAAGGTAACCCGCCATTGGCGGTGGGAGTGAACACCAACTCAAATGCTTGGCTCCAGCGCCAATGGTAGTTAATACCGATCGATGAACGGTAGGCTAGCCATACAGCAACGCATATTAAAGCGATGATCAGGACGCCGTCGAGAAGTGTGGGTCTCCAACGTTTGCTGATCTGTTTTGGCGAAGGCACTGCGTTATTGTTCATCTTCATTGAGTTGGTGTTGCTCATAAGTTCTATTGTCCGCCAGCGATCTGGTCTTGCCAATCTAGGGTTGAGAACCAGTATTCATAGCGCTCTTTTAACCAACCATCTTCGGTACGTGCTTGGATCCACTTATCAAAGAAAGCTTTCTTATCTTCTTCACCAAGTCTTACTGCGAAGGCTTCGTTACCTTTAGATAGACGGTCGCTGAATGGAATAAACAGCGCATCTGAGTGTTTAATCGCTTCATGCTCAGGCTTCGGGCTTGATGCAATAACCGCGTGCGCGTTGCCGTTTAATACCTCTTGGAAGGCTTGAGCGTCATCATCAAACTGAAGTACTTTCGCTTTAGGGAATGTTTCGCGTGCTACCTGAACCGTAAAGGCACCTCGGCGAGCAGCAATCTTCACACGGCGAGAGTCGAAGTCTTCAATCTTTGAAAAGTCGCCGGCGAGGGTTTTGCTCGCTGCAACCTGCACACCTGAGTGAGAGTATGGTTCGGTAAACAGCACACTTTTAGAGCGCTCTGGAGTGATTGATAGTCCACCAATGATGACATCGAATTTCTGTGATAACAGAGCAGGGATGATACCGTCCCACGCGGTTGGGACGAACTCTATTTTCCAGCCAGAATCCTCAGCTAGACGCTTAGCAACATCGATCTCGAAGCCTACAAGCTCACCTTGCTTGTCTCGCATAGCCCAAGGTACGAACGTGGACATGCCGACTCTTAGTGTGCCTCGTTCGTTAATCTTATCTAGGTTTGGTGTGTCACTAGCGGTGACACCGAATGATACTGCGAGGCCAATCGCAGCAGTTGTGGCGGCCTTGACTAAGTGCTTGAGTTTCCCTTTCATAGTTAGACTCCTTGGTGATAGATACAGTTACGTTAAATAACAGCGGTTTAGAATGCGTTGGTCGATTAGTGTTAGGCTCGTTTCTCCTGACTTAGGCGATACTCAAGCCACGCGGAGAAACCAGAAAGTGTCAAAGTTAGTATCAGATAAATAGCCGCGACCGTGAACCAAATTTCAAATGGCATTGCAGTCTCGGCGACGATGTTTCGTCCCTCTGTTGTGAGGTCGAATATGGCCATCACGCTCACGATGGACGAGTTTTTGATGAGTGACACCACTTCGTTGGTCAAAGGTGGCAAGGTTCGACGAACCACTTGCGGAAGAATGACATCAAAATAAGTATAGAAACGGGATAAACCTATTGAGCGACAAGCCTCAAACTGACCTTTAGGAACGCTATTTAAACCCGCTCTGAGTATTTCTGCGGTATAAGCTCCCTGAAATAGCGCGAGAGCGAACACCGCCGTTGAGTATCGGTCGAGCCCAATGATGGGACCGAATACAAAATACAACAGGTAGATTTGCACTAGCAGTGGAGTATTTCTTATTCCCTCGACATACGCGTGCGCAATCCCACGACCAACGACAGAGTTAGACGTTTTGAGAAGCGCGGTGATAAGCCCAAACAGTAGAGTAAAGACCAGGGCCAAGGCACTGATCTTTATCGTAACTAACAAACCTTCGAGAAGCTCCGCTGGCCACCATTCACCATCTTCAAAAAAGGCGATGTAATCGGGCACACGCTCCCAT
This is a stretch of genomic DNA from Vibrio maritimus. It encodes these proteins:
- the cyoE gene encoding heme o synthase translates to MSKTNILASTANTTVVKSSVNWRVYLTLTKPKVVALMILTALVGMCLAVPGALPVQASVLGLSGIALMAGSAAAFNHLIDRRIDAIMARTHKRPLPSGDLSAGKVFAFATSIGVLGFVVLALGVNWLTAWLTFASLLGYAVVYTLYLKRATPQNIVIAGIAGAMPPLLGWTAVTGELHANAWLLVMIIFIWTPPHFWALAIHRKDDYAKADIPMLPVTHGVEYTKTSILLYTILLALVCLMPALVGMTGLVYLAGSTFLSAGFIYYAWKLKVAATEKTAMETFKFSIIHLMVLFVLLLVDHYVAI
- a CDS encoding amino acid ABC transporter permease — encoded protein: MNNNAVPSPKQISKRWRPTLLDGVLIIALICVAVWLAYRSSIGINYHWRWSQAFELVFTPTANGGLPYFVQGIIATIRLSAWGMVLAVTLGTALGLAKHSAISVFSVPANIFIQLVRNIPPLVFIFIFYFFISNQLIPLLGLSDILRGYTGEISAWQAFLFGPSSLWENLLSGVICIGLLSSAYVAEIVRAGLSAIPKGQWEAGKSLGLSTWYQYKDVVAPQVLTAVAPALAGQAISLVKDTSIVSLISIQEVTFVGTEMANSSGLIFEIWLIVGACYFLLCLTLSLLFRRFETQQR
- a CDS encoding transporter substrate-binding domain-containing protein; this translates as MKGKLKHLVKAATTAAIGLAVSFGVTASDTPNLDKINERGTLRVGMSTFVPWAMRDKQGELVGFEIDVAKRLAEDSGWKIEFVPTAWDGIIPALLSQKFDVIIGGLSITPERSKSVLFTEPYSHSGVQVAASKTLAGDFSKIEDFDSRRVKIAARRGAFTVQVARETFPKAKVLQFDDDAQAFQEVLNGNAHAVIASSPKPEHEAIKHSDALFIPFSDRLSKGNEAFAVRLGEEDKKAFFDKWIQARTEDGWLKERYEYWFSTLDWQDQIAGGQ
- a CDS encoding amino acid ABC transporter permease; translated protein: MLFRILKPALSALLQIALVALALAWLLDSGAQAMGYRWQWERVPDYIAFFEDGEWWPAELLEGLLVTIKISALALVFTLLFGLITALLKTSNSVVGRGIAHAYVEGIRNTPLLVQIYLLYFVFGPIIGLDRYSTAVFALALFQGAYTAEILRAGLNSVPKGQFEACRSIGLSRFYTYFDVILPQVVRRTLPPLTNEVVSLIKNSSIVSVMAIFDLTTEGRNIVAETAMPFEIWFTVAAIYLILTLTLSGFSAWLEYRLSQEKRA